The DNA window aaaattattaaattaatttcttaaatatttttagtatattttaattaaaattagcaGCAGCCATCCTTccaataaatatgtttttttttcctctagtattcttatatttatttattaattacaattttttttttaacaatttaaaaaacataatttttacatCGTTATTATGGATTTAAATTTTTGCAGATAccgatattaatatttaaattaattaaatacatatatttttcgTCACTAAATTAATccctttaaatttaattaatccaagttaatcactcatttttgtttcaataatcaaaataatctctTATTATTATCGGCAAGAAATTGGAAGTAGGTCTCGACTTACGAGACACCTCACGGGCCCACTCACAACCTACCACTGAAAATTTGTCACACACCACAGTCACTCCACGACGTCGTATTTCCCACCTTCATAGAGCCCCGAGCCCCACTTAACCCTCGAAACCAATCAAACACTGCTCCACCTCGAGATCCTAGCAACCATCAACGGCTCTGCTAATATCTACTCTCCACTGAGCTCAAGTTATCTACCATGTCCAGACTCTgcagaaaaaaaagaggtgaaaaacaaaagggagaatgacaaatggaaaagaaaagcgCTGACGCGTcgcttttataaaattaatattacaagTATCATCATCGAGTGCCATGTCGCTTTACTAAATACTGACCGACCGccttaacaaaaaaacttgaactGGATCCAAGCTTCAACTCTCTCAAGTCTTTGTTCATCAagattggaaatttttttttcacttcgcATTGTCAGATTTATTTCTTCCTACTATGATCTTTGTAATGTAagtaactctctctctctctctctatgtttcttattttttttatctgtttctgGGCTTTGGATTTTGTGGTTGACGTTGGTATGAGGGTAATAAATTGTAGATTTCGAGTTAGTTTTATGCTAAAAATGGTTGTTTTAAGCTTTCctgttttatatttgaaatgGGTTGCGTTCCTTTCTTTCAGGGTTGTGTTTTCTATAATTGGATTTGGTTAGATAATATGGGGgattctttgttttccttttcttaaaaaatgattgttgtgGGTTTTGGTTGAAGTCaaatatttttgatgatttataGTTGTGATTTTAGTGATGTAGGATCTGGTTTATTGAAAAACTATGTTATGGATCTGATAAATTGAATGtaaagtctattttttttgttttagtttttggtgttcttttgcCTCTATGAAGATGATTGGGGGTAATCTTTGTtgggttccttttttttttttttgtagatgaTAGAAGGTGAGTAATGCTGCTTACAATATGGTTATGGGGTGTAATTTGTCGTGTGGAAACTAAGAGAGGACGGAATGTTTTCTGAGAGATTAACTGGAGAGGCATCTCTTCGCCGGGAATTGGAGGCTCTGAGTGTGTCGCAACGGCTAGTGAGAAGTGTTAGCCAGAAGTTGAGGAAGAAGAATAATCTTAGAGGTGAAGGAGAGGAAGAGGATGATTCAAGGGGAGTTTCTCTGAAATGTCTTACTTTGTATGGTATGGGTGGGGGCTGCAAAGTTGGTGCTGACACAGGTGAAGAATTTGGGGATCCGAGTGGTAGGAGGAGGTCATGCAGTGCTAGTGAAGAAGGAAAGGGATATAAACCAATATGTGGGAATGAGGAGACAGGGTTCGATTGTTTCTCATATGGGGTGAGAGAGAAGTTCTGGAAGAAAAACAGTAGAAAGGATTTAGAGCTTGAAGATTCGATTCAAAATAGCAGGTTGCATATGTTTCTTCCAGATGATGTACTGGAATTATGCTTAGTGAGACTCCCATTGACCAGTCTCATGAATGCCCGCCTTGTATGCAAGAAATGGAGATACTTGACCACCACCCCTCGGTTCCTGCAGATGAGACGGGAAGGTGCATATCTGAAGCCGTGGTTGTTTCTGTTTGGTGCTGTTAAAGATGGATATTGTTCCGGAGATATATATGCATTGGATGTTTCTCAGGACCAGTGGCATAGGATTGATTCCGACATTCTAAAAGGAAGGTTCATGTTTTCTGTTGCCAgtattcaagatgatatttatgTTGTTGGAGGTTGTTCTAGCTTGACACACTTTGGTAGGGTGGATAGGAGCTCATTTCGGACACACAAAGGGGTGTGGGTTTTTAGCCCTTTAACAAAATCTTGGCGTAAAATTGCACACATGAGGTGTGCAAGATCAATGCCTGTTTTAGGAATTTCTGAGGTTCATTCGGACTTTACAGTGGTTCACAGTCATCAACATCGACAAGAACGACGTTTTCCTAGGTCACGTGTTGGTGGGGTATCGGATGTATATGAGGACCCACACAGGCTTTCACTGAGACGACAATATAGAAAGGCTTTTGATGAATATGAGCCTTCATTGTTACCCAATAGAAAGTCACACAGGTTCATCAGACAAAAAAATGATCAATCAAATACAAAGTACTGTAAGAGGTTTGTATTGATTTCTGTAGGAGGTCTTGGATCCTGGGATGAGCCATTGGATTCTGGAGAAATTTATGATCCCGTATCAAATAAATGGACAGAAATCCAGAGGTTGCCAATGGATTTTGGGGTGGTTTGTTCTGGAGTTATTTGTAAtgggattttttatgtttactcCGAGGCAGACAAGCTCATGGGATATGACATTCAAAGGGGCTTTTGGATGGCAATCCAAACCTCTCCATTCCCTCCTCGTGTTCACGAGTATTACCCTAAACTTGTATCTTGCAATGACCAACTATTTATGCTTTCAGTCTCCTGGTGTGAAGGGGATGGTCAAATAGGCCAGAGAAACAAGGCTGTTAGAAAATTGTGGGAGCTAGATCTCATGTATCTTACTTGGACAGAAGTTTCACTGCATCCCGATGCGCCAATGGATTGGAATGCTGCATTTGTTGCAGATAAAAACCTAATATTTGGGGTTGAAATGTTCAAAATATTTGGTCAAGTTTTGAACTTCTTGACTGTATGTGATGTGTCTGGCAGGGGGACAAACTGGAGCCACCTTGCTAGGAATCACATGACTCATGAATTGGACGCTTCCTCGTGCATGACTAAATCATTGGCTGTCTTACATCTCTGAAGTCCTTAGTGAATGCTGATTTGTGCTGAGAATTTTAGACATTTATTTACCCACACTAGATTTTGAGCACAGATTGTGATTTGGAACATCCGAATTTCATATTGAATTCTTTGGGCATGATCAATTTGCTTGTCTGCAATTTCATCTGTGTATTTTCTTCTCCACTGTTTATATAATTCATCCTGTATTCCTGATCTTGTTTATGTTCAATAATAATGAATTTGTTCTCTTGTGTATCCAGTACTCCAAATAGGAGaagtttgttgatgataatCCTTTATATCCTTCACTTTACATTTCATGCTTGAACAATGAATGTTTATGGTGGCAATTGCAGGGAAGGCCTGTGTGGACAATTGATTTGTAGATCCTACTTCATGAAGCAGACTGTATTTGGTGACGTTTGTGACCACAATTTTAAAGATTCAAGATTGTCCAAATCGATCCAGCCTCAAGACCAAAGTCTCTGGATCCTTGCGTTAACAATGAATTTTTATGGTGGCAATTGCAGGGAATGCCTGATGCTAGCAATATGGACAATTGACTTGTAGATCCTACTCCATGAAGCAGACTATTTTGGTGACGTTTGTGACCACAATATTAAAGATTGAAGACTGTCCGAATCAATCCAGCCTCGAGACCAAAGTCTATGGATCCTTGCGATTGCTTCAAAACTTTTTTGTCTATGCTTGGATTAAAAATTTGCCATAAAAAAGAAGGTTAAGGTACTTTGCTTAAACTCAACAGCTGTACCCTTCCCTTGAGGATGTGGTTCAAAACCTGTAATGCCATCACTGACCTAAGCTGCTCCGATTCTTAAAGGTTACAACACTGGATTATTCAATAAATTGTTGATTGATCTCAGAAAATATAGAAGGTTAAAAGAATGATTAATCTTGGAAGATGGAAAAGAACTATAACCAATATCCAACTCTCAGTACTAGTACAATATATGTAATcgtggaagaaaaaaagaggaaaaagaaataaaaaggaaagcaaGAAGTAGCATGATTAGAAACCAATGAACACTTTCAAAACCTTTACAGATGAAAAATCTGTTTACAACAATATCTACCTGCAGCTTAACGCTAGCATAACCATAAATGGCTCGGGACACACGATGAATTACATACAGCTCCAGGATCGGTAAGCGGCCTAACCCATATTTGGAAAGATACCAGAGAAATTGGGTATCTTATCAACATGTTTCAGGGCACGCTCAGCAATCTGCCGTGTTCGATAGTCAGCATGCTGGAAAGCATCAACAAGTGCAGTACTCACATTTGGATCTCCAGAAACTTCATATGCTATGTCTTCAGTCCGTAAAAGTCTCTCAACAGCCCAAACTGCCCTCCTTCTCAGATTCTCAGTTCGTTTCTCCAGTAACACGTCAAGAATAGGTCTAATTCCCTCTGCCGCACACAACACTGCAACCCCTTGTTCAATGGCAACCCCATCATCCAACAAAGTAGAAATTGCTGCAAGAGCTGCTTCAACCACTTTCTCATTCGTGTGGTCTAAAAGAGCTACCAGCTTCTCAACAGCCTGTCCTTCCAGAAGACAGAATGAATCTTTTAGGGAACATGTTCCTCGGTGGAGCCGGCACAATCCAGTTATGACAGGCTGTTTGCTAAGACATGAAAAGATTGAGGCACAGAAAGCAGGAGGCGGTAACTCAGGCAATCTTGTTAAATTTTTTGACTCTTGAGATAAGTTCTCTAGTGCCATTGCAGAGACCATCTGTACATTGTCAAGCCCATTCGACTGAAGCAGTTCAATGAAAAGAGCAGCAAGATTGTGCTCACGGGAGAGATTAATGGCATCCGGCTCTTCAGCCAACACAAAAGTAACCCTTGCAAGAACCCGTACTAGTCCTTCTAAAAATGGTGTCATAAAGCGGGCACCCCTAATCTCCCCCTGACGGATCTTTACCACTATGGAGATGATTAGGGGAAAGGCGCTTT is part of the Populus trichocarpa isolate Nisqually-1 chromosome 2, P.trichocarpa_v4.1, whole genome shotgun sequence genome and encodes:
- the LOC7496851 gene encoding F-box/kelch-repeat protein At5g42360 codes for the protein MFSERLTGEASLRRELEALSVSQRLVRSVSQKLRKKNNLRGEGEEEDDSRGVSLKCLTLYGMGGGCKVGADTGEEFGDPSGRRRSCSASEEGKGYKPICGNEETGFDCFSYGVREKFWKKNSRKDLELEDSIQNSRLHMFLPDDVLELCLVRLPLTSLMNARLVCKKWRYLTTTPRFLQMRREGAYLKPWLFLFGAVKDGYCSGDIYALDVSQDQWHRIDSDILKGRFMFSVASIQDDIYVVGGCSSLTHFGRVDRSSFRTHKGVWVFSPLTKSWRKIAHMRCARSMPVLGISEVHSDFTVVHSHQHRQERRFPRSRVGGVSDVYEDPHRLSLRRQYRKAFDEYEPSLLPNRKSHRFIRQKNDQSNTKYCKRFVLISVGGLGSWDEPLDSGEIYDPVSNKWTEIQRLPMDFGVVCSGVICNGIFYVYSEADKLMGYDIQRGFWMAIQTSPFPPRVHEYYPKLVSCNDQLFMLSVSWCEGDGQIGQRNKAVRKLWELDLMYLTWTEVSLHPDAPMDWNAAFVADKNLIFGVEMFKIFGQVLNFLTVCDVSGRGTNWSHLARNHMTHELDASSCMTKSLAVLHL